A region from the Candidatus Nezhaarchaeota archaeon genome encodes:
- a CDS encoding 4Fe-4S binding protein, translated as MVLDPKLCKSCWICVEFCPYKALEKPPTGAGPPVGVGGRCRGCRLCELLCPDFAISIEEDGVVK; from the coding sequence GTGGTGCTCGACCCTAAGCTCTGTAAGTCCTGCTGGATATGCGTAGAGTTCTGCCCCTACAAGGCCCTAGAGAAGCCTCCGACGGGAGCAGGGCCCCCAGTAGGGGTTGGGGGGAGGTGCCGTGGGTGTAGGCTCTGCGAGCTACTATGCCCAGACTTCGCCATATCTATTGAGGAGGACGGCGTGGTGAAGTAG
- a CDS encoding ABC transporter substrate-binding protein, producing the protein MRLKAWAAATIALALLAAALALTYSTPPAKARVRVVFAPFVAHLVSYAYLKGYVQGPEGVELEVVSSLQFNELLMAGGAEMGEMSTAAFAIAKERGLPLKIVAAAVVQGRDMGNALVFVRQGSDIRTPADLRGRRVAVPGLKTTTTAIFLSLLEKEYGVRPEDLNCVDTPLPQVPERLSRGDVDASLAFEAVAAHMYLSSDKYSLLWDVSRAFKERYGDYPVVSVVVVNEGLLRARAGSVEAAIDTLRRSLAWGMAHLDEVAEAWAKEHGGTLEQFTTCLSQFRVELYLSEGHVESIATVFTLLKEQGVIKHPPTREEAFAELLTK; encoded by the coding sequence ATGAGGCTCAAGGCCTGGGCTGCCGCAACTATAGCCCTCGCGCTCCTCGCCGCGGCCCTCGCCCTCACCTACTCAACCCCCCCGGCTAAAGCTCGAGTGAGGGTCGTCTTCGCCCCCTTCGTAGCCCACTTAGTCTCGTACGCGTACCTTAAGGGCTACGTCCAAGGGCCTGAGGGGGTGGAGCTAGAAGTAGTCTCCTCCCTTCAGTTCAACGAGCTCTTAATGGCAGGCGGGGCGGAGATGGGGGAGATGTCGACGGCCGCCTTCGCTATAGCGAAGGAGAGGGGCCTTCCGCTCAAGATCGTGGCGGCCGCCGTCGTGCAGGGCCGCGACATGGGGAACGCGCTAGTCTTCGTCAGGCAGGGCTCCGACATAAGGACCCCCGCCGACCTGAGGGGCAGGAGGGTGGCGGTCCCGGGGCTGAAGACGACCACCACCGCCATCTTCCTCTCCCTCCTTGAGAAGGAGTACGGGGTACGGCCTGAGGACCTGAACTGCGTCGACACCCCGCTCCCCCAGGTCCCGGAGAGGCTCTCTAGGGGCGACGTGGACGCCTCCTTAGCGTTCGAGGCCGTCGCGGCGCACATGTACTTAAGCAGCGATAAGTACTCCTTGCTCTGGGACGTCTCGAGGGCGTTTAAGGAGAGGTACGGCGACTACCCCGTCGTCTCCGTCGTCGTAGTTAACGAGGGCCTCCTGAGGGCGAGGGCTGGCTCCGTCGAGGCCGCGATTGATACCCTGCGTAGGTCCTTGGCCTGGGGCATGGCGCACCTGGACGAAGTCGCGGAGGCCTGGGCTAAGGAGCACGGCGGGACCCTCGAGCAGTTTACAACCTGCCTTTCTCAGTTCAGGGTGGAGCTCTACCTTTCAGAGGGCCACGTCGAGTCCATAGCCACGGTCTTCACCCTCCTCAAGGAGCAGGGCGTCATAAAGCACCCTCCAACTAGGGAGGAGGCCTTCGCGGAGCTGCTGACAAAATGA
- a CDS encoding ABC transporter ATP-binding protein, protein MANAIVVRDLHKSYGPHRVLAGVTFEVEEGGFTCILGPSGCGKTTLLRILAKLTPFNRGEVLVHGSDIRRDSSYLDRLSVVFQEPRLLKWRTVRENVSLALELREGGLGREGAERVEEALSLVGLAELADAYPHELSGGQKQRVALARSLVVKPSILLMDEPLSDLDVRTRTELQDEILRIWTREGTTILFVTHDLWEAVYLADRIVVFSDRPTAVRGVLKGDAERPRSRKDPRVAELEEEVRRLFGARQS, encoded by the coding sequence GTGGCTAACGCCATAGTCGTAAGGGACCTGCATAAGAGCTACGGCCCCCACCGAGTCCTCGCCGGCGTTACGTTCGAGGTGGAGGAGGGGGGGTTCACGTGCATCCTAGGGCCTAGCGGGTGCGGCAAGACAACCCTCCTACGCATCCTCGCTAAGCTCACCCCCTTTAATAGGGGCGAGGTGCTCGTCCACGGCTCGGACATTAGGCGCGACAGCAGCTACCTGGACCGCCTCAGCGTCGTGTTTCAGGAGCCACGCCTCCTCAAGTGGAGGACGGTTAGAGAGAACGTGTCCCTAGCCCTTGAGCTAAGGGAGGGCGGGCTGGGGAGGGAGGGGGCGGAGAGGGTTGAGGAGGCGCTAAGCCTCGTCGGCCTAGCTGAGCTAGCAGACGCCTACCCGCACGAGCTAAGCGGGGGCCAGAAGCAGAGGGTCGCGCTCGCGAGGTCCCTGGTAGTTAAGCCCAGCATCCTGCTCATGGACGAGCCCCTGAGCGACCTAGACGTCCGCACGAGGACGGAGCTTCAAGACGAAATCCTGCGCATATGGACGAGGGAGGGGACGACGATCCTCTTCGTAACCCACGACCTCTGGGAGGCCGTGTACCTCGCGGACCGCATAGTAGTCTTCTCAGACAGGCCCACGGCCGTCAGGGGCGTGCTTAAGGGAGACGCTGAGAGGCCGCGGAGCAGGAAGGACCCGCGCGTCGCTGAGCTTGAGGAGGAGGTGAGGAGGCTCTTCGGA
- a CDS encoding ABC transporter permease subunit produces MTWSRAFNGALVLASLLALWHALSTWSSSPLFPSPAATASALIEVFSLPSSWAHVGSTASRVFVGVLLGSVLGVACGILPRYSRAAGDVVQFAVYPILESIPSICWALIFAVWFGLSGVAPVALIAVAVAPFFIANIWEGVKELDEPLIEMASVFTRSRLRVLRKVVLPMLYPYFFSAFRTAFQVAWKVVIVGELFGAVSGVGYALNIAYQTYAIERVFAWVACCAAIIVSFDYGVFSYLDRRYVRRWRRG; encoded by the coding sequence ATGACGTGGAGCAGGGCCTTTAATGGAGCCCTCGTCCTAGCGTCCTTGCTGGCCCTCTGGCACGCCCTCTCTACGTGGTCTAGCTCCCCCCTCTTCCCAAGCCCGGCCGCGACCGCCTCCGCCCTAATCGAAGTCTTCTCGCTGCCGAGTAGCTGGGCCCACGTAGGGTCGACGGCGTCCAGGGTCTTCGTCGGCGTGCTGCTCGGCTCCGTCCTAGGCGTAGCCTGCGGCATTCTCCCAAGGTACAGCCGGGCGGCGGGCGACGTAGTCCAGTTCGCCGTGTACCCGATCCTAGAGTCTATCCCCTCGATCTGCTGGGCCCTAATATTCGCTGTCTGGTTCGGCCTCTCGGGCGTAGCCCCGGTGGCCCTCATAGCCGTCGCCGTGGCCCCCTTCTTCATAGCCAACATCTGGGAGGGCGTCAAGGAGCTCGACGAGCCGCTGATCGAGATGGCCTCGGTGTTCACGAGGAGTAGGCTTAGGGTGCTGAGGAAGGTGGTCCTCCCAATGCTGTACCCCTACTTCTTCTCCGCCTTCAGGACGGCCTTCCAGGTCGCGTGGAAGGTAGTTATAGTGGGGGAGCTTTTCGGGGCCGTGAGCGGGGTGGGCTACGCGTTAAACATCGCCTACCAGACCTACGCGATCGAGCGCGTATTTGCGTGGGTGGCGTGCTGCGCGGCCATCATAGTCTCCTTCGACTACGGGGTCTTTAGCTACTTGGACCGAAGGTACGTGAGGAGGTGGAGGCGTGGCTAA